One region of Candidatus Nitrospira nitrosa genomic DNA includes:
- a CDS encoding WD40/YVTN/BNR-like repeat-containing protein, giving the protein MLIPRYVVRVRLRLIFLLLIVALGFPQLATSRETALSLTIQASTTKSTLLSIHFPTPQQGWAVGSGGTILKTGDSGKSWKRVASGTTALLTSVFFADSSHGWVTGAGGWLGRTINGGESWSQQAIDTQQPLYAVSFPSPNVGWAVGGGGTIYHTTDGGQHWREQISGTTAALYTAHFLDEQKGTIVGALGTILSTSDGGATWTAQGTQSAVTLFDVFFTDATTGWAVGNAGALFQTTDGGATWVDQTLPCGRTCTKLTDLLKVRFTSRQEGWIVGERGTLYRTTDAGLTWSEGRSIAPASLFGLSFPDAERGWASGENGTIVHLQLNR; this is encoded by the coding sequence ATGCTGATTCCACGCTACGTTGTCCGGGTTCGATTGCGTCTCATCTTTTTGTTGTTGATTGTGGCGCTGGGGTTTCCGCAATTGGCCACCAGTCGTGAGACCGCTCTTTCCCTCACAATTCAGGCGAGTACTACAAAATCCACCCTGCTGAGTATCCATTTTCCCACGCCTCAACAGGGCTGGGCGGTGGGGTCTGGTGGAACGATTCTCAAGACCGGTGATAGTGGGAAAAGTTGGAAGCGCGTGGCCAGTGGAACAACGGCCTTGCTTACGAGCGTGTTTTTTGCCGATTCGTCACACGGATGGGTGACCGGTGCCGGAGGATGGCTCGGCCGCACGATCAACGGAGGAGAGTCCTGGTCTCAACAGGCCATCGATACGCAGCAGCCGCTGTACGCCGTCTCTTTTCCCTCTCCCAATGTCGGCTGGGCGGTTGGGGGAGGCGGCACCATCTATCATACGACAGATGGAGGGCAGCATTGGAGGGAACAGATCAGTGGGACCACGGCGGCGCTCTATACGGCACACTTTCTCGATGAGCAGAAAGGGACAATCGTTGGCGCACTGGGAACCATCCTGTCGACATCCGATGGTGGTGCGACATGGACCGCGCAAGGCACGCAGAGTGCCGTAACCTTGTTCGACGTCTTCTTCACCGATGCCACAACTGGTTGGGCGGTCGGTAATGCGGGGGCGTTGTTTCAAACGACTGATGGCGGTGCCACATGGGTGGATCAGACTCTGCCCTGTGGGCGTACTTGTACGAAGCTCACTGATTTGCTGAAGGTCCGGTTCACGAGCCGGCAAGAAGGTTGGATTGTCGGTGAGCGAGGAACGTTGTATCGGACGACGGATGCCGGTCTCACCTGGAGTGAGGGAAGATCGATTGCCCCAGCATCACTCTTTGGCCTCAGTTTTCCCGATGCTGAACGCGGGTGGGCGAGTGGTGAAAATGGGACCATCGTGCATCTGCAACTGAATCGCTGA